From Candidatus Tumulicola sp., one genomic window encodes:
- a CDS encoding cupin domain-containing protein yields MSMRHVPTVVVAVLAFAMGFALARLPLTARAAAMPLQPAAIDLAAMTPDAMPTPGTVFPNLRSKTLVVADGMTTALQMGTAAKHYHADANEVQIVLEGTGTEWLGDHQVTLKPGMMIVIPKGTNHAGLTETSGHLKFVSVKTPPQDPADVHFVP; encoded by the coding sequence ATGAGTATGCGCCATGTTCCCACGGTGGTCGTCGCCGTGCTGGCCTTTGCCATGGGGTTCGCCCTGGCACGCCTGCCGCTTACCGCCCGCGCCGCCGCGATGCCGCTTCAGCCCGCCGCGATCGATCTCGCTGCCATGACTCCCGACGCGATGCCGACACCGGGCACCGTGTTCCCCAATTTGCGCTCGAAGACGCTCGTGGTCGCGGACGGGATGACCACCGCGTTGCAGATGGGGACGGCCGCCAAGCACTATCACGCTGACGCGAACGAAGTGCAGATCGTGCTCGAAGGTACCGGCACCGAATGGTTGGGGGATCATCAAGTGACGCTGAAACCCGGCATGATGATCGTGATCCCAAAGGGGACGAACCACGCGGGACTGACCGAGACCTCCGGTCATCTCAAGTTCGTCTCGGTCAAGACGCCGCCGCAGGATCCGGCCGACGTTCACTTCGTCCCCTAA